The Sulfuricaulis sp. genome contains a region encoding:
- a CDS encoding ThiF family adenylyltransferase, producing the protein MTAKKALDRTIRLIRDAVTDDISDDAIVKRLQSFRVRFIADEANLRTHAGQTALVTLVSLVVRMGIQVDLDIPEVEIIGPQPPLRGKHLRAALVDFGADGVPGTAVTRDGHLACGLVFVLGDTPTELDPNFWRVTGSAWAGHIARGIFTGERWGTDWPIGGMVAAVLAASEVFKTVVRTMPLRPVWDEYLAPCDFATWDFEGDGLILPENKSVKIDVISAGAITQATLYALFRLPIKLAIRIFDDDDAELSNINRQMLFRRSDSGAKVDIATLSAPTLFVCTPILERFSMATSAQHLPLAPHVLVGVDDIPSRWEVQRATQGWVGIGATTHFEASISSHEAQQPCAGCLHPIDDPQPAGPIPTVSFVSFWAGLALAVRFLRHVGGLPHDDRQQHLWVSSLRMDMANAALWRPVAGRKDCPTGCLGSRILSPAVTTHDL; encoded by the coding sequence GTGACCGCTAAAAAGGCGCTCGACCGGACCATACGGCTCATTCGGGATGCCGTCACAGACGACATATCCGACGACGCGATCGTCAAGCGGCTCCAGTCCTTTCGCGTCAGGTTTATTGCGGACGAGGCAAACCTCCGTACCCATGCAGGCCAGACCGCGTTGGTCACATTGGTTTCTCTGGTCGTGCGCATGGGTATCCAAGTTGATCTCGATATTCCAGAGGTAGAGATCATTGGGCCGCAACCCCCACTGCGTGGCAAGCACCTCCGTGCGGCCTTGGTTGATTTCGGTGCCGATGGAGTTCCCGGCACTGCCGTCACCCGTGACGGTCATCTAGCTTGTGGTCTGGTCTTCGTTCTCGGCGACACACCGACCGAACTGGACCCGAATTTCTGGCGCGTGACCGGGAGCGCATGGGCTGGTCACATAGCGCGCGGCATTTTCACTGGCGAGCGGTGGGGCACTGATTGGCCGATCGGAGGAATGGTGGCTGCCGTTCTAGCTGCGTCCGAAGTTTTCAAGACCGTGGTCCGCACCATGCCCCTTCGTCCAGTATGGGATGAATACTTAGCGCCTTGTGACTTTGCAACTTGGGACTTTGAAGGCGATGGTCTTATTCTGCCCGAGAACAAATCTGTAAAGATAGATGTCATCAGCGCTGGCGCCATCACACAGGCAACCCTGTACGCGCTCTTTCGGTTGCCCATCAAGCTAGCCATACGAATTTTTGATGATGACGATGCAGAACTCAGCAACATCAATCGTCAAATGCTGTTTCGTCGATCTGATTCCGGGGCAAAGGTTGACATTGCCACACTGTCGGCGCCTACTTTGTTTGTGTGTACGCCTATACTGGAACGGTTTTCTATGGCGACATCAGCCCAACACCTGCCATTGGCACCGCACGTCCTTGTCGGTGTCGATGACATTCCTTCACGGTGGGAGGTGCAACGCGCAACGCAAGGCTGGGTGGGTATTGGCGCCACCACCCACTTTGAGGCCTCAATATCGTCACATGAAGCACAACAACCTTGTGCCGGCTGTCTACACCCGATTGACGATCCTCAACCCGCTGGTCCGATACCTACGGTTTCTTTCGTATCTTTTTGGGCGGGTCTCGCGCTAGCCGTGCGCTTCCTTCGGCATGTTGGCGGTCTGCCCCATGATGATCGGCAACAACATCTTTGGGTTTCTTCCCTGCGCATGGATATGGCAAATGCTGCTCTCTGGAGACCAGTCGCTGGCCGGAAAGATTGTCCTACAGGCTGCTTGGGCTCCCGAATTCTTAGCCCGGCTGTTACTACACATGATCTTTGA
- a CDS encoding TRAP transporter substrate-binding protein: protein MKRRDVLKGAGLGLMGVAGAVRADEAPAIRWRLASSFPKSVDAIYGAAERLARRVGEVTGGKFQIRVFAGGEIVPGLQVMDAVGQATVECGQTAGYYYVGKNMAFAFETALPFGLNARQQIAWMYAGGGRELMRDLYAEHGVVMFPGGNTGVQMGGWFRREIKSIADLKGLKMRIPGLGGQIMARLGVVPQTLAGGDIYPALESGALDATEWVGPYDDEKLGFHKVAKHYYYPGWWEPGPQISFYVNLKKWQELPPAYRAAFEAAAAEANLYMLADYDAKNPPALQRLLKAGVQLHAFPKDVMLAARKTAFEMYEEEARKNAVFKRIYTEWKKFALASDQWFKVAESPYANFMHYVK from the coding sequence ATGAAACGACGCGATGTTCTCAAGGGCGCCGGGCTCGGGCTGATGGGCGTGGCCGGCGCGGTGCGCGCCGATGAAGCGCCCGCGATCCGCTGGCGCCTTGCCTCAAGTTTCCCCAAGAGCGTGGACGCCATCTACGGCGCGGCCGAACGCCTCGCCCGCCGCGTCGGCGAAGTCACCGGAGGCAAATTCCAGATCCGCGTGTTCGCCGGCGGCGAGATCGTGCCGGGTTTGCAGGTTATGGACGCCGTCGGACAGGCAACGGTTGAATGCGGGCAAACCGCCGGCTACTACTACGTCGGCAAGAACATGGCCTTCGCCTTCGAGACCGCGCTGCCGTTCGGTCTGAACGCGCGCCAGCAGATCGCCTGGATGTACGCCGGCGGCGGGCGCGAGCTGATGCGCGATCTCTACGCGGAGCATGGCGTGGTGATGTTCCCCGGCGGCAACACCGGCGTGCAGATGGGCGGCTGGTTTCGCCGCGAGATCAAATCCATCGCCGACCTCAAGGGCCTCAAGATGCGCATCCCCGGCCTCGGCGGCCAGATCATGGCGCGCCTCGGCGTGGTGCCGCAGACGCTGGCCGGCGGCGACATTTATCCGGCGCTCGAAAGCGGCGCGCTCGACGCCACCGAATGGGTCGGGCCCTACGACGACGAGAAGCTCGGATTTCACAAGGTCGCGAAGCACTATTACTACCCCGGCTGGTGGGAGCCCGGGCCGCAGATTTCCTTCTACGTGAATTTAAAGAAGTGGCAAGAGTTGCCGCCGGCGTATCGGGCGGCGTTCGAGGCCGCCGCGGCCGAGGCCAATCTATACATGCTCGCCGACTACGACGCCAAAAATCCGCCGGCGCTACAACGCCTGCTCAAGGCCGGCGTGCAACTGCACGCCTTCCCCAAGGACGTCATGCTCGCGGCACGCAAGACGGCGTTCGAGATGTACGAGGAAGAGGCGCGCAAGAATGCGGTATTCAAACGCATCTACACCGAGTGGAAAAAATTCGCCCTCGCCAGCGACCAGTGGTTCAAGGTGGCCGAGTCGCCGTATGCGAATTTCATGCACTATGTGAAGTAA
- a CDS encoding GGDEF domain-containing protein, with protein MKEARSEVSTAIKAMLAIVVIVFVTEVLIMYALRYMGFEHGINFYLLDGILLALICAPPIYWLVLSPIRNEYIKRLRGEGDDDDLSQMAITDPLTRIMNRRGITVGLLDAMAQAERYRAPLTVAMADVDLLKEINATYGRGGGDRVLKDLAGVLADALRMPDKVGRYGGEEFLILLPHTSLVQGKKIVERIRASVSKWDFDVGSKKVRLTISIGVTQYKTGEDLEQLMSHASGALQEAKQGGRNKVVASKKR; from the coding sequence TTGAAGGAAGCTAGGAGCGAGGTTTCAACGGCGATCAAGGCCATGCTGGCCATTGTGGTGATCGTTTTCGTCACCGAAGTGCTGATCATGTACGCGCTGCGCTACATGGGATTCGAGCACGGCATCAATTTCTATCTCCTCGACGGTATTCTGCTCGCACTGATCTGCGCACCGCCGATCTACTGGCTGGTGCTGAGCCCCATTCGCAACGAATACATCAAGCGCCTGCGTGGCGAGGGCGATGACGATGACCTGAGCCAGATGGCCATCACCGATCCGCTCACGCGCATCATGAACCGCCGCGGCATCACCGTCGGCCTGCTCGACGCCATGGCCCAGGCCGAGCGCTACCGCGCGCCGCTAACGGTCGCCATGGCCGACGTCGATCTGCTGAAAGAAATCAACGCGACTTATGGTCGCGGTGGCGGCGACCGTGTGCTCAAGGATCTGGCCGGCGTGCTCGCCGACGCTCTGCGCATGCCGGACAAGGTCGGGCGCTATGGCGGTGAAGAATTTCTGATTTTACTGCCGCACACCAGCCTGGTGCAGGGCAAGAAGATTGTCGAACGCATCCGCGCCTCGGTCAGCAAATGGGATTTTGACGTGGGCTCGAAGAAGGTCCGTCTGACCATCAGCATCGGCGTCACTCAGTACAAGACCGGTGAAGATCTTGAGCAGTTGATGTCGCACGCCAGCGGCGCCCTGCAGGAAGCTAAACAAGGCGGCCGCAATAAAGTCGTAGCCAGCAAGAAGCGCTAA